Below is a window of Thermodesulfobacteriota bacterium DNA.
ACGAGGACGCCGTTACCCTTTTCTTTCGTACGGATGACGTGCCCCGCGACCCATTTTATCTTGTCGAGGTTCGCAACGCTCGTTCCGCCGTATTTTTGAACGATAAGACCCATTCTCTTTGTCCTTTTATTCTTATATTGCGCGTCGTTTCGGAGACCGCGCCGCCCGTTTCGGGTATGGCGATCTCGACGTCTATCGTATAATCCGGGAGCTCGTCCTCGATCCTCTCGGCCCATTCTACCGCGGAGACGCCATTACCGAAGAGGAATTCCTCGAACCCTATGCCGTAGAGCTCGTCGGCGCCCGAAATCCTGTAGAGGTCGAAGTGGTAAAGCGGCATCGTCCCTTCTTCGTACGCGTTCATTATGACGAAGGTCGGGCTGACGGGGTCTTCTTCGATCCCGAGCGCCCTGGCGATACCCTTGACGAGCACTGTTTTCCCCGCTCCGAGGTTTCCTCTAAGGGCGATAATACTACCGGGCTTGAGCGATTTGCCAATAACCTCGCCAAGCGCCGCCGTTTCGTCGCTGCTGTGAACGACTATCTCTGTTTCCATCGTATCTTCCGTTTTCATTCTGGTTTGGAAGGCCGACCGGGCGCTTTTCATCTAATTCGGATGAAAGGCTCGTCGTCCATTGTCGGAATGTCTTTAATCACGCCCGGGAGCGAGTCGGCGAGGTCTTCGGCAATGATGCCGGTCTCGCCCCTTGCGGAGGCCGCCCTGTCGCCCGCCAGGCCGTGGGCGAACACCCCCAGCTTGCAGGCGTCCTCGGGGCTCATCCCCTGCGCCAGGAAGCCGCCAGTTATGCCCGTGAGTACGTCGCCCATTCCGCCCGACGCCATGCCGGGGTTGCCGGTGGTGTTGACGAAGACCTTGCCGTCGGGGCAGGAGACGAGCGAGCGGGCGCCCTTTAGTATCACGTAAACGCCGTATTCGCGGGCGAACCCGAGGGAGACGCCGACCCTGTCGCCCTGGACGTCCCCGGTCGATATGCCCGCGAGGCGGGA
It encodes the following:
- the tsaE gene encoding tRNA (adenosine(37)-N6)-threonylcarbamoyltransferase complex ATPase subunit type 1 TsaE, translating into METEIVVHSSDETAALGEVIGKSLKPGSIIALRGNLGAGKTVLVKGIARALGIEEDPVSPTFVIMNAYEEGTMPLYHFDLYRISGADELYGIGFEEFLFGNGVSAVEWAERIEDELPDYTIDVEIAIPETGGAVSETTRNIRIKGQREWVLSFKNTAERALRTSTR